One window of the Manduca sexta isolate Smith_Timp_Sample1 unplaced genomic scaffold, JHU_Msex_v1.0 HiC_scaffold_2902, whole genome shotgun sequence genome contains the following:
- the LOC115455420 gene encoding uncharacterized protein LOC115455420, with protein MALFLYFLALYYFLIPCSASYVGYSYNRMGMKIIFLDMELVKDAERKIQSIQNLKNFYRSSHNNHLGTLVYDIRFKFKRMVRLYRVAFDKMNKEDHNEHVIRLMEVRQLSMEIDHLVQAIVEGETNYAKRKQERNRKLKREMAKTSDKTTTKQENDSLRVGRAAWYFQSPDPWNRPRPRYLRTPVPKRNIRRYDDALHVGTKHPIDSVELNY; from the exons ATGgcattatttctatattttcttGCGCTGTatt ATTTTCTGATACCATGCAGTGCATCTTACGTAGGATATTCCTACAACAGGATGGGTATGAAGATCATTTTCCTGGACATGGAGTTGGTCAAGGACGCCGAGAGGAAGATCCAGAGCATACAGAACTTGAAGAACTTCTACAGAAGTTCGCATAACAACCATCTTGGCACTTTAGTGTACGACATAAGATTCAAATTCAAGCGAATGGTGAGGTTGTATCGTGTGGCGTTTGACAAAATGAACAAGGAAGATCATAATGAG CACGTCATAAGGTTGATGGAGGTGCGTCAACTAAGCATGGAGATCGATCACCTAGTACAAGCGATAGTCGAAGGCGAAACAAACTATGCCAAGCGTAAGCAAGAAAGAAATCGCAAACTAAAACGCGAAATGGCAAAAACGTCGGACAAAACTACGACAAAGCAAGAGAACGACTCACTTCGTGTGGGCAGAGCCGCGTGGTACTTCCAATCGCCTGATCCTTGGAACCGACCGCGACCTAGGTATTTGAGAACTCCGGTGCCGAAGAGAAACATTCGGAGATACGATGACGCCTTACATGTAGGCACGAAACATCCCATTGATAGCGTGGAATTGAACTATTAA